The Acidimicrobiales bacterium region CCTACGGCCACGCCACCCAGGAACGTAAAGACGGCGACACCTCCGAGGGTCAGGAGCAGGTCGCGGCGGCGGCGGCGGGCCGAACCGACGTCATCGGGAACCGAGGTGGCGGCCGAACGGAATGCCCGCAGACGGCGCGACCTGACGCCGGACAGCGAGGCGCTTACCCTCGGCCGACCCGTTGATCGGGCGGCTGATCCGACAGTTACCCGGCTGGCTGATCGACCGACCGAGGCCACGGCCGCCAACGGGCGGGTCAGGACGTCACGATTGCGGATGACGGGCGGCAACAGGACCGCAGCCCAGAGAACCCCGAGTCCCAGAAGGATCAGCATTGACGATGCCTCATTTGGATCCACCCTTCGGTCCGCTCGTACCCCTGTGGATAACGAGGGAAGGTAGTAGGGCTTCCCTACTAAATGGTGGATGTCTACGCGCTCAGCGCGCGAATGTTCGCGCGCAGGGCGCGATAAAGCCCCCGGCGGAGTCACGCAGGGTGGTCGTCCCGTCGCCAGTCGCCAGAGCGGCCTCCCGATTTCTCGTGCAGGCCGAGCGACTCCACGCTCATCGAGCGGTCCACGGCCTTGCACATGTCATAGATGGCCAGGGCAGCCACCGAACAGGCGGTCAACGCCTCCATCTCAACGCCGGTCCGGTCCACGGTCTCAGTCGTCGCTTCGACGTCCACCCAAGCATGCCCGACCACCAGGTCCACGACCACTGAACTCAACATCAACGGATGGCACAGTGGGATGAGTTCCGACGTTCGCTTGGCGGCCTGAATCCCGGCCACCCGGGCCACGGCGAGCACATCGCCCTTGGACACCCTGCCGAGCCTCAGGGCCTCGGCGGTCTCGGCCTGCATGGTGATCCTGGCCCGGGCCACAGCCCGTCGCCGGGTCGCGTCCTTGCCTCCCACGTCGACCATGCGGGCCCGACCCTCGTCGTCGAGGTGGGTGAAGCCGTCTGTCCCCGCTGGTTCAGGCACCGGATCAGCCGCCGATCTGGGACATGGAACGGGCCGGACGGATGAACTCCACCCGACCGATCCCGTGACCGGCCCACTTGGCGGCCACTGCACGCTCCAGCAGGGCACTGACCTCGTCGTCGGTGGCCTCCGACCGCAGCAGCGACCGGACGTCGAACTCGTTCACGGCGAACAGACAGTTGCGGAACTGACCATCCGCGGTGAGGCGGATCCGGTCGCACGAATCGCAGAAGCTCCGGGTGACGCTGGCCACCACCCCGATCTCACCGCCACCGTCGAGGTAGCGGAACCGGCTGGCTGGGGCCGAGGTCCGGTCGATGGGCTCCAGCGGAAACACCTCTCCCACCCGGGCCACGATCTCGTCGATGCCCACCACCGATTCGTGGGTCCAGGCCTCGTCAGCGTCCAACGGCATGAACTCGATGAACCGGACCATCACACCCCGGTCCCGACCGAAACGGGCAAAGTCAACCAGTTCGTCGTCGTTGACGCCTCGCATAACCACCACGTTGACCTTCACCGGGTCCAGACCGGCGGCCAACGCCGCGTCGATTCCGTTCAGCACCCGACCAAGTTCGTCGCGCAGGGTCAACTCGGCGAACCGATCGGCCCGCAACGAGTCCAACGAGACGTTGATTCGCTTTAATCCTGCATCGGCCAGTCCGGACGCAGCCAGCTCCAGGGTGGAGCCGTTGGTAGTCAGGGCCAGGTCCGCCCCGAGGGCGGACAGCATCGCCACCAGACGGCGCAGGTCGGCCCGCACCGTCGGTTCTCCACCGGTGAGACGGATGCTGTCGATCCCATGGCGTTCGACCAGCAGCCGGGCTACCCGCTCAATCTCCTCGAAGGTGAGTAGTTCAGCTCGGGGCAACCACTGGAGGCCTTCGGCGGGCATGCAGTAGCCACACCGGAAGTTGCACCGGTCGGTCACCGAGATGCGGAGGTCACGGTGCACCCGGCCGAAGCCGTCGATCAGGGGGAGGACCACTGGGCCAGCGTACGGCTCGCCGTCACCCACCGCGTCCGGCGGACACCGATTCGACAACCCTTAACCCAGCAACAAGACGTCGACCTCGCCACCGTCGGGTATCCCGTCACCGTCGGGCAACACGGCCAGGCCGTCTGCGGCCGCCATGGCCGTCAGTTGGTGGGAACCCTGGCCGCCCGCCGACCGGACCCGGAACCGACCGTCAACCACCTCGACGCCCACCCGGGCGAAGTGGACCTTGCCGTCGGCATGACGAGGCAAGCCCCCGACGACGTCCGCCCGAATGCAGGTCCGGTCGGTCCCTGTATGGCCGGACATGGCCCGCAGGGCCGGGCGGGCGAACAACTCGAAGGAAACCATCGACGACACCGGATTGCCGGGAAGCCCGAACACCGGCACGCCACCGATCCGACCGAAGGCCAAGGGCTTGGCCGGCTTGATGGCCACCTGCATCCAACGCATGTCGCCAATCCGGTCCAGAACGACCTTGACGTAGTCGAAGTCGCCCATCGACACGCCGCCTGAGGTCAGCACGGCATCGCACCGGGAGGCCCCGTCGAGCAATGCCGCCTCGATGGCTCCCTCGTCATCGACCACCCGGCCCAGATCGACCGCATCGACGCCCAGTTCATCGAGCAGGCCAAGGAGAGACGGTCGATTTGCGTCCCGGATCTGGCCGGGAGCCAGCGCCCCGGGCCCGTCTCGCAACTCGTCCCCGGTGGACAGCACCCCAACCCGAAGTTGACGGTGAACGACCACCGAGAGGACACCGATGCTGGCCAGCACTCCGAGGTGCCCCGGGCTCAGGACCGCTCCGGCCTCAAACACCCGGTCGCCGGCCACCAAGTCCTCGCCGGCAGACCGTACGTGATTACCCACCGGCACCTCGATGGCCACCGAGACGGTCGCCCCGTCCGCCCCCATCTCGGTGCGTTCGACCATCACCACGGCATCGGCGCCCGGCGGCATCGGCGCCCCGGTCATGATCCGCGCTGCGGTGCCCGATCCGACCTCAATGCCTGCGACCACCGGATCCACGCCCGCGGCCACCGTGCCCACCACTTCGAGGACCACCGGCGCCCCCACGGTGTCGGCCGCCCGCACGGCAAAGCCGTCCATCGCCGTGTTGGCAAACGGGGGAACGCACTCGGGCGAGTCGACGGGCTCGGCGAGCACCAGGCCCCGAGCGTCGGACAACGCCACCTCAACAGGGTCCGGCCTCTCGCAGCGACCAAGCACGTGTTCACGGGCCTCGGCTAGGGAGATCATCGACCCCAACCCTGCTCCTCGCCTGACATGAGGCGACGGATGTTGGCCCGGTGTCGGACCAGCACTACCAGACAGATGCCGGTTGCCACCAGAAAGTCTGGCCAACCACGACTGGTCGCAGCGACGCCGACGGGTAAGGCGATGCAGATGGTGACCGAACCCAGCGATGACTTACCCGAGAATCGGGCCACCAGGGCGAACAGTGCCATGACCGCCAAGCCGACAACCGGGAACAGCACGATGGCACCACCGCCACCGGTGGCCACGCCCTTCCCACCGCGGAATCTGCGGGTCACCGGGAGGACATGCCCAAGCGTGGCCGCCGCCCAGCAGGCCAAGCCGAGCGGTCGCCCGCCCAAGGCCAGGCCCAGTCCTGCGGCGATCGCACCCTTGCCGGTATCAGCCACGAACACGGCCACCCCTGCCCGCCGACCGGCCGTGCGATAGACGTTGGTGGCACCGGGATTACCGGACCCCTCGGTCGTCGGATCCACGCCACGCCGACCGGCCACCAATTGGGCCGACGGCACCGTGCCAAGCAGGTACGCCACCACTACAAGGGCCCAGGCTCCGAGCCCGGCAGGAATGTCCACCCCGCCAGTGTGCCCGACAGGCACGGGTAGGCTGCACCGTTCGCCCGTCGACCACCTGCCGACATCCCCTCCTACTGCCACGACCCGACGAGCCGAGGCCTCTCCGCCATGCCGACCTACCAGTACCGCTGCCAGACCTGCGAGGGCGAGTTCGAACTACGCCAGTCGTTCACCGACGACGCTCTAACCACTTGCATCGACGTCGAGTGCCACGGTCCGGTCAACAAGGTGTTCAGCGGAGTGGGCATCTCATTCAAGGGCGACGGCTTCTACAAGAACGACCACGGGTCCTCGGCCGGCGGGCATTCTTCGGAGAAGGCCTTGTCGACCAGCAACTCGTCGGATTCCGCGTCGGAGGGTTCGGGGTCCTCGAACGGAACCTCCTCGGACGCCTCGTCGTCCGGTGGCGACTCGTCCGGAACGAAGGACACCTCCTCGGTCAGCTCGACCAGCGATGCCGCCTCGACTCCCTCAGCGAATAAGGCATCGTCGGGCAGTGCCTCAGGCAGCAAAACCCCCAGCGCTACCTGACCAGGAACGCTCTCTGACGTACCTAGTCCCCCCGGGGGCCGTGTCCTACCCCACCGCTCGACTTCGGGCATGGCCCGCCCGCCACCGCATGGCCTGGTCTCCCTGTGGGCCGTCGACTCGACCCTGGTGGAGCATCAGGAGAATCGCCGGGTATGCCCACGGCACGACGAATGGTCGAGTCGGACCGGTGCTGGACCTCGACGAGCACACCCTGATCGTTGTCGCACCCGCCGACCGGATGCCCTAGGTCGCCGGCGCCCTCAATCGGAGTGATCTGATACCAGCGTTGATGCCCGCGCTGGTCGCCGAACCGTCGCCAGTCGACTAGCGGACGCCGGTAGCCAACAGGGCCAGGACCCCGAGGCCCACTACCACGCGATAGGCGGCGAACCCTCCGAGTCCGATCCGGGCCAGCAGGCGCAGTAGGCCATGGACGGCAAACCAGCCACTTACCGCGGCGGCCGCCATCCCAGCGAGAAACGGGGGCCACCAACCGGCGGGCACCGTCACGTCAACGGCCGACAGCAGGCCCGCCCCGGCTATGACCGGCAGGCTCATCAGGAAGACCAGTCGGGCGGCCTCGGTGCGTTCCACCCGCAGCGACCGAGCAACGCTCAGGGTCACCCCCGAACGAGACACTCCAGGTTGGAAAGCTAAACCCTGAGCCACTCCCAGAACGATGGCGTTGCGGAAGGAGAGGTCAGCCATGCCCCGGCTCGTCGCCTCACCGGCGGTCGCCCCACGGCGGTCGGTGGCCCACAACACAAGTCCGAACACGATCAGGCAGGTGGCCACCAACCACATCCGGTCCCCGAGGTCGTCGATCATGAACGCCACCAGCACACCAAGGATCCCCGTGGGCACCGCAGTCACAGCCAGCAGGCAGGCCGTCCGGGCATCCCCGACGGGAACGGTGCCGACACCGGACCGAATCCAGGTCAGAGCGGCCCGCAGGTACCGGACCACGTCAGCCCGCAGGTAAAACACCGCTCCGGCAAGGGTGCCCACGTGGAGGGCAACCTCGAAGGCATCCTCCAAGCGACCATCGCCACCGAAGTCCTCCCAACCCAATAGCCATGGCACGAGTTCTAGGTGGCCGCTGGACGAGACGGGCAGGAACTCGGTCAGGCCCTGCACCAGGCCCAACAGGATGGCGTGCAGGATCGGCATGGTCTGCGGGCTGGGCCCTACACCCCCGAGACTGTCAGCTCGCCGAAAACCAGTGTGACTCCGGCCGCCCGCATGGGCAGCCACTGAACGTCGTCACCAATGGCCACCAGGTCGGTGAGCATCTTCTGGATGGTCGAGGCAATGGTGAACTCACGGATCGGTTCGGCCAGTTCGCCACCCCGGATCCGAAGGCCCTCGGCGCCCGTTGAGAAGTCGCCACTGACCGGGTTTACCCCTGAGTGCAGCCCGCTGACGCCCTGGACTAACACACCGTCATCGATCCCGGCCACCAACTCAGCCGGCGTTCGGTCCCCGCCCCGAATGGACACGGCCCGAACCCCGACGCCCGGCGTTGACGAGTAGCCCCGGACCGCCGAACCGGTGGACGTCGTACCAGCCCGACGGGCCGTCTCGCTGTTGTGCACGAATCGTTCGAGACGACCACCGGAAACCAGCACGTTTCGGCGCGTAGCCAAGCCTTCTCCGTCGGTCGCCGTAGCTGAGGTGGCCGCCGGGTCCGTGGGATCGTCGACCAGGGTGAGCAGCGGCGAGGCCACCTCATCCCCTAGGCGGTCAGCAAACAGGGACCGTCCCTTCTGAACCGACTCGCCGTTGAGGGTGCCGGCCACGATCCCCAGAAACTGGGCGCTCACCCATGGGTCGAGTACCACGGCGATCCGCCCTGATGCAGGCTTGACGGACCCCAACATGCGGGTCGAACGTTCGGCGGCCTCGGCCGCTGCGGTAGCGACATCCAGGTCCCCCGGTTCACGTCCCAGCGAAAAGCCAAAGCCGGTCTGGGTCTCGCCATCTTGCTCGGCCAGCGCATAGGCCGAAAGGAAACAGCCGGTCTCCTGGCTGGTGGCCCGGATACCGGTCGTAGTGGCCACCGCACTGACCGACGCCGAGTCGCCGTACTCAGCCGACTCCACACCACTGATGCGAGGGTCAGCGGACCGGGTGAGACGCTCCAACTCGAGGGCCATGGCCACCTTGGCCTCCGTCGGGTGGGCGACCAACGCCGGCCTGTACAGGTCGAGGTCGGCGACCGGGACACCATCAGGCTCGGCCACCGCACAGTGCTCGTCGGGGGTGGCGAACTCCACGTTGTCCCGGGCCTCGCCCAGCACCTCGATCAGGGCATCGGCATCCAACGTGCCCGCGTAGGCGAAGCCCTGACGTCCGTCGCGCACCACACGCACGCCGATGCCCCGGGACTCGGCCGAGGTAAGCGACTCGATCTCCCCCTCGTAGGCCCGAACCTCCGTTTCACGTTCATGGACCACGACGGCCTCGATGGCCTCGCCAGGGGCAGCCATGGCTACCACCCGTTCGGCAATGGCCAACAGACCCGCCTCGTCATCTCGTGTGCCCGTCACGTCAGGCCGCCGTTCCACCGACGGTGAGCCGAGAAACCCGCAGCGTCGGCGTGCCGTCACCCACCGGGACACCCTGACCGTCCTTTCCGCACGTCCCCGGTGACCCCATGGCGAAGTCACCGGCAATGGCGTCGATGGCCAACAAGGCCTCCGGGCCGTTGCCGATCAGGTTTCCCTCGCGGATCGGAGCGGTGAGGCGACCATCCTCGATCAGGTAAGCCTCGGTCATACCGAACACGAAGTCCCCGGTGGCCGTGTTGACCTGACCGCCGCCCAACTGGGCCACGTACACGCCATGGTCAGTTCCGGCCACGATCTGCTCGGGATCGTCGAGACCGCCCTCTAGATAGGTGTTGGTCATCCGCACCATGGGCAGGTGCCGGTAGCTCTGGCGACGACCGTTGCCCGATCCCTCGCGCCCCTCTTTGCGGGCCCGGAGGCGGTCCCACATGTAGTCGGTCAGCACCCCGTCCTCGATCAGCACGTTGCGCTGCGCCGGGCGGCCCTCGTCGTCAACGGCAAAGCAGCCCCACTCTCCGGCCATCGTGCCGTCGTCAATCAGACTGACCGTCGGTGTGGCCACCATCTCGCCGCGTCGACCAGCGAAGACCGACGCCGACTTGGCCACCAGGTCGGCTTCCAAGCCGTGGCCGCATGCCTCATGGAAGAGCACCCCGCCGCCGCCCGGGCCGACCACAACTGGCATCTCGCCGCTGGGTGCCGGCACCGCCTCGAGCTTGGTGATCGCCCGGCCGGCGGCCCGACGAGCCAGATCATCGACGTCCACAGAATCGAAGAGTTCAAACCCCACGGTGTGGCCGACTGATTCACGGCCGGTCTGCAGGCCGGTGTCGCCTGACGCCACGCACGAGACAGAAAAGAAGGTGCGGATCTGGCGATCACCGGTCAACAGCCCCTCACTGTTGGCCACCTGGATTCGCCGCTGTGAGTCCCCGTAGCGGGCCGAGACCTGACTTATGGCGCCATCGGCCGAACGGGCCGCAGCATCGGCCCGTTCCAGAAGCGCCACCTTGCGGGCCTTGGGTACATCGGCGGGCAGCATCC contains the following coding sequences:
- a CDS encoding undecaprenyl-diphosphate phosphatase, whose protein sequence is MPILHAILLGLVQGLTEFLPVSSSGHLELVPWLLGWEDFGGDGRLEDAFEVALHVGTLAGAVFYLRADVVRYLRAALTWIRSGVGTVPVGDARTACLLAVTAVPTGILGVLVAFMIDDLGDRMWLVATCLIVFGLVLWATDRRGATAGEATSRGMADLSFRNAIVLGVAQGLAFQPGVSRSGVTLSVARSLRVERTEAARLVFLMSLPVIAGAGLLSAVDVTVPAGWWPPFLAGMAAAAVSGWFAVHGLLRLLARIGLGGFAAYRVVVGLGVLALLATGVR
- a CDS encoding molybdopterin molybdotransferase MoeA — translated: MISLAEAREHVLGRCERPDPVEVALSDARGLVLAEPVDSPECVPPFANTAMDGFAVRAADTVGAPVVLEVVGTVAAGVDPVVAGIEVGSGTAARIMTGAPMPPGADAVVMVERTEMGADGATVSVAIEVPVGNHVRSAGEDLVAGDRVFEAGAVLSPGHLGVLASIGVLSVVVHRQLRVGVLSTGDELRDGPGALAPGQIRDANRPSLLGLLDELGVDAVDLGRVVDDEGAIEAALLDGASRCDAVLTSGGVSMGDFDYVKVVLDRIGDMRWMQVAIKPAKPLAFGRIGGVPVFGLPGNPVSSMVSFELFARPALRAMSGHTGTDRTCIRADVVGGLPRHADGKVHFARVGVEVVDGRFRVRSAGGQGSHQLTAMAAADGLAVLPDGDGIPDGGEVDVLLLG
- a CDS encoding TldD/PmbA family protein — its product is MMMADGNGSSGIPDTGRLETGLLDSGLLADTLSVAMATGGEFAEVFVEDRRSTSAVLDDGRIEELSSGRDRGAGIRVVVGETTGFAHTADLSSVGLRNAAEAASAAARSGGGGVREVVLDGPSGPSSAAIGMLPADVPKARKVALLERADAAARSADGAISQVSARYGDSQRRIQVANSEGLLTGDRQIRTFFSVSCVASGDTGLQTGRESVGHTVGFELFDSVDVDDLARRAAGRAITKLEAVPAPSGEMPVVVGPGGGGVLFHEACGHGLEADLVAKSASVFAGRRGEMVATPTVSLIDDGTMAGEWGCFAVDDEGRPAQRNVLIEDGVLTDYMWDRLRARKEGREGSGNGRRQSYRHLPMVRMTNTYLEGGLDDPEQIVAGTDHGVYVAQLGGGQVNTATGDFVFGMTEAYLIEDGRLTAPIREGNLIGNGPEALLAIDAIAGDFAMGSPGTCGKDGQGVPVGDGTPTLRVSRLTVGGTAA
- the moaC gene encoding cyclic pyranopterin monophosphate synthase MoaC; this encodes MPEPAGTDGFTHLDDEGRARMVDVGGKDATRRRAVARARITMQAETAEALRLGRVSKGDVLAVARVAGIQAAKRTSELIPLCHPLMLSSVVVDLVVGHAWVDVEATTETVDRTGVEMEALTACSVAALAIYDMCKAVDRSMSVESLGLHEKSGGRSGDWRRDDHPA
- a CDS encoding glycerol-3-phosphate acyltransferase; the encoded protein is MDIPAGLGAWALVVVAYLLGTVPSAQLVAGRRGVDPTTEGSGNPGATNVYRTAGRRAGVAVFVADTGKGAIAAGLGLALGGRPLGLACWAAATLGHVLPVTRRFRGGKGVATGGGGAIVLFPVVGLAVMALFALVARFSGKSSLGSVTICIALPVGVAATSRGWPDFLVATGICLVVLVRHRANIRRLMSGEEQGWGR
- the moaA gene encoding GTP 3',8-cyclase MoaA → MVLPLIDGFGRVHRDLRISVTDRCNFRCGYCMPAEGLQWLPRAELLTFEEIERVARLLVERHGIDSIRLTGGEPTVRADLRRLVAMLSALGADLALTTNGSTLELAASGLADAGLKRINVSLDSLRADRFAELTLRDELGRVLNGIDAALAAGLDPVKVNVVVMRGVNDDELVDFARFGRDRGVMVRFIEFMPLDADEAWTHESVVGIDEIVARVGEVFPLEPIDRTSAPASRFRYLDGGGEIGVVASVTRSFCDSCDRIRLTADGQFRNCLFAVNEFDVRSLLRSEATDDEVSALLERAVAAKWAGHGIGRVEFIRPARSMSQIGG
- a CDS encoding TldD/PmbA family protein translates to MERRPDVTGTRDDEAGLLAIAERVVAMAAPGEAIEAVVVHERETEVRAYEGEIESLTSAESRGIGVRVVRDGRQGFAYAGTLDADALIEVLGEARDNVEFATPDEHCAVAEPDGVPVADLDLYRPALVAHPTEAKVAMALELERLTRSADPRISGVESAEYGDSASVSAVATTTGIRATSQETGCFLSAYALAEQDGETQTGFGFSLGREPGDLDVATAAAEAAERSTRMLGSVKPASGRIAVVLDPWVSAQFLGIVAGTLNGESVQKGRSLFADRLGDEVASPLLTLVDDPTDPAATSATATDGEGLATRRNVLVSGGRLERFVHNSETARRAGTTSTGSAVRGYSSTPGVGVRAVSIRGGDRTPAELVAGIDDGVLVQGVSGLHSGVNPVSGDFSTGAEGLRIRGGELAEPIREFTIASTIQKMLTDLVAIGDDVQWLPMRAAGVTLVFGELTVSGV